From Rhopalosiphum padi isolate XX-2018 chromosome 2, ASM2088224v1, whole genome shotgun sequence:
ttatgatcatttttatattatatttagattacaGTTGCTTTAGCATCAAAAATGTTAGAATATTGGTACCCTCAACATGTAATGCAAAAGTTATCTATTAGCGAAGAAGAATTTTGGGAATCTAAAGGACTTTCAGTAAATGATTGGTCTGCTCTTGCTGTTGTATTTCTTACAGATATATTTAGTTTAGATTTTCTTACACCGTTGGATGATGcagatactaaatttaaattagaagtaataaatattaaacctaaatatattcaaattcttaATGGTAAATCTTAATGGTATTTTCTCCTTAGACTGAACAAAGTGTAGATTTATCACGTTTTTATAATGCTgttcaaagtattaatattgatgGTCAATGCTCAGAAATGTTGGGCCCGTTATATTCGTCACGTGGAAACATTCAAATTCAATCACCATATTTAGAAATTTCAGCTTTTAATCCTCgatcaaaattattacattgcaaattcaaaaaattagatAGTGCctggtatgtattatatatatatatttacaacttttttaatcaaattaatttatattttgttttagcaATAGCATTACGTACACAATGTTATTAGGAGGTCGTTTTAAAACTGGTACTCGCAAACACAAAGCATATTTGAGAACAAATTCTATGCCATCTCAACGTAACAAATCTCGTCCATGGAAACGAATACAACAGTCATATATGGCAGATAAAATGTGCATACCATTACCTGTTCCTCATCCAGCCCATATAGCATTAATAATACACAACCGGGATTCTGAATCTCCCATTCCTTTAGAATCTGAAAATTGCATTGGAATTTTGAGGTctatactactaataatattaaaaattgacaatcatattcattttgtttaacatttttagagCCTTAGAAGATCGAACATCTGATCCTACTTCAACTGATTATATTCCGGCTAGTAGTTTTGATAGTGCAGATTCTCATAGTTCACTAACATCAGAAAGCGTAGAACCAGAAGAGCAGAATGTTAATGTATATAACTGGCAACGTGATGATTGGATGTTGCGAACAAGACAGACTGGAGCTGTACGGGTAGAATTAGCATCACCTGAAGACATAAGTCTTGATTCCGAGTCTACGAGAGTTGTGTTTGGTACATTAGGGACAACTGTATGACTGAGTTAGTTTATACACTAGTAAATTATATCCATGacaaataatgcaataaaaataagtacttgtattaatttaaaataaacaccaaatagttaattttatcaatgaaacaaaaattacaGTATATTCTTAGTATTATCTACTTATTTAccttatttacttttatattggATTATAAGAGAAAAATcacaataatcaaataatttaacaaataatatgtacatagatgtataatcaacaaataatttatcttatatattataaatctcctcgcatttttttaatacctaaagttaatttaagtgtaatatctacttctaaataatattctagtcATTGTAATTGTGTTTCAATATTTAGTTTtcctttttattaatattttttctcattgGCGAAACTCTtagaactaataaaataaaatattaatacattaatctttatctttcattatttgttatacttaattttaatgtcttctgttttcttttttctttgtGTTTGTGCCAAAGATGTGTTTTCTGAGcttagataaatttatattatactataatataatatgtatgcttaTTGAAATTGACTTAaacttatgtttattttttttattattttacattggtatagtttatttttattttttttattcaaatatttatataatactctagaaatgttaactttaatataatatttatgttttatagattattattattatatgtttatgcttaatttttttatttaaaaaaaaaaaatgttttttttttattacatattatttatatattatgaatatgtattaaatattatgtacaatatttatgacCCAAGTTATTTGGTTGTGGCTGATTATATTAAATCctgcaaatattttataacttgtaatattataaaataatgattcaaggataatatattcaacaaacattaaaagtttgaaaaattgttaattatttaatttttaacacaattttttaattctgCTTGTTCATAACATTCTCTGTATAGATCATTTTTATGCACATGTTTACTTTTGttctttacataaaatactatataaatacaattaacaataaaaataaaatttattatgaaacatttacattaattttacctACCACTTATATTACATGCATGTATTGTACATGTATTATgttcattatttgttataatgcaacagtaattaaatattacaaaaatttatttaaatgttatgactaataaattatattccaaTCTTCATTTTTGAAGGTGTTGGTAACAAATCGGATCTAATTGATACTGTTAAGACTTCTTCatacttattttgtatatagaGATTACTTTCAAGCATTTTACTcctgcaaatatttttttataaacgtttatatacaaaattgttagcaaattattatgattaaattgatTGTCcaaattctaaatataatataaaattttaaaatttgataaagttcttcaaaatgattttattttatttattaataatgggAACCCAAGCTAAAGAAGTAtatctattgactattattgTTCCTGCTTCTGACTGCTAATTAGAATACACTCTCTTCATATCTATCATATCTTGCTTatcttgaataaatatttttacaattcatCCATCTAGTAGCAATATGTCGATATCAGTTTGAATACTATGGCCTCAGTGATGGAGTATCCAATGATGGAGTGGCGCcgaagtttttaaaatgtgatcGGGTAATTTCTAAACTTCGTGGCTTCGATATCCATATTCCATttgcgtaaaaaaaatattcgatttggGATGAGGaagtgtaaaaatatacatttacttaCAATAAAGTTATGATGTTAATATAACGTAGTGgccacatttttcaaaataaacatgGGTCTACCTATATTTTGTACATGTTAGATATAGTTGTTGCTGTTTACTTAACGTTTAATGGTTACTAATGTTACTATTGATACCTAAGAACCTATTGTAGATACATCTACAACCTACCcattttttataacaagttTGAAGTAATAACTCAAACTCTCgacattttattgattaaacaaCAGTTTTACCGATTGTACCGATACTGTAGGTAGGTATTACAGTGCCTACCTTACATCTACGCATTCACCATAATAAttgtcataattcataaattattaaaaattttaaaatattttttttatttatttgtaaacaattatacaCAAGTTCTAGTAAATATGATTAGGAATTCAATTTCCAAATCTTTAGATCTTTTGGACAGTTCATCATTAACAGTCGGGAATTATTCTTTAAGTGACCCGAGCgagtaagatattttattagcattaagtatatacaaattactaaaattaataaacatattagttAACCCACATAAATGTGATTATAGGGGTACCGAGTTAAATAAACAGTCAAAATTCATCAATTCATTAGAAGTTGCACatctaaaagatttaaaaatgtattttttttattacgacgACAAAGAACATCCATTAAACAAGGACGAATTTGTAGCAGCAATATGTTCAGTTATtggtaagtaataattataggtaaatctcagtaaaaataaaatttatttaaactaggAAATAGTCAGAAATGAGGCTAATGCAAACAcataaaaatttagatttcaGTAAACTAGGCTAGGTATACTAcactatagtaggtacctacctatatactaatgtatttttatttaatgtatgtacttactataactataaaatatgcaataagaATACAAATTgcttaagaaaattattaattattaattaatctattatattacctattatagtaggtataatatatggtCTCCAATCATTTTTAATGGCGGGCAAAATCTGAGATATATTCtgaaatttgatattaaaaggTCAAGAGGAAAAATTATTTGTGGAAgattgaaaaaagaaaaaaataattttatttattactaagtaTTCCACTATAAGTTTACAAAGGAAGAAAATAATTGTAGGtattgtcattttatttttatttaattcaactgATTTCCTTACGATAATAGATCAGATATATTATTAGCTAGGGTATCTATAGTAATAATTGAAAGGTCAAGATAAAAATATCAGTTAACTTGGTAGGGCTTGTTTTTTAAGTTTggcaaattgtatatttatacggAGACTGCTTTTGTAGAATAGATATaggaaaatacaaaaataattacctagAGCAACATCCTCCGAATGTTGTGGTATGAGAAATGATAATACTTTATTGTTTATCTACTGTTCAAACCATAGgtttattacctattacctacatGGATATTTAGGTAACATTTGTAAGATTAAAATTATCGAAACTCGTATGTCTATATAGCGTGgtggtaattataaatatttaagttggtgcttatttaactattattattttattacctatacatattttgattacaTATTGTCAGAtatcaaatttagttttaacttttaaaacacaggtaataatttatacgcGAAGGAGGCTGATGATTTTTTCGAACAAGTATGCGTTGAAGATTTCAATACAAAAGAAGATGTTATTTACTGGAAACAACTTATGAATGAAATTCgatatagtacatatttttttcgagATGTCTGGGACGCATTACCTTTtgaccaaaataatataaccatgcatTTAATGCCACATTGTAAAGTAAGTGTATTTATaggtaacttaaaaatgtacgaTGATaggtattaaactataataacgtatttcaatatttgtatcacagaataaaagaaatattcaatatattctaCGCTTATAATTACGTATGAacgtatgatatattaataaaggattttttttagattcctAGCGGAgagatgtattgattttacaataatgtggtTTTTGTGTTTGTACACGATATTTGAAAAGTATTCGATAAATTGCTTCGATTTTAAACTTTGAGAGTagtttttgatagaaaattagatctagttggtactttagagaggtaaaaattaaaaattaaattttcaaaattatcaggaaaaacaaataaaaaagttaaggAAAACTGAAATCTTTACGCACGAATCCATTTTTTAACAAAagctattttgttattttggtgtaactcgaaaacgaataaccgtagaagtttaaattttttaccgaatttttttatgattattttctatatataagtaatatgattttcatatattgaatctatttaaattatttgtaggcAAATGAAGTacgattattttagtttttttttttttataaattctgataaaaaaattatagtaaaaatatttgaaattttaatgcaGTTTCTAATTTTCATCGAAAAAATGTCGAACATTATTATagtcacaatatatttttataagtatttaaagttataaatttgacAAAAACCATCAATCCTTTTCGAAgatagaaattcataaaaatgttttgcttttacctaacatttgaaaaatgaatacaaagttctttataagtttttgcctttattaaaacaaattttaccggaagtcaaataattttttatgactgaaattaaaattgttacattGGATTTCACCCGTATAACAATTATTCTCttcaaacaatatttgtttttaatcaaactAATAAACGAATAAGCGTAAATaggaaatgtttatattatcattttctatacatggtatgatttaaaaaatatttttgactctttctaagctatttataggcatgatAAATTTCTGATTTCTCTTTTAGATGACCTATAGTTATAGAGTTAATTATTCAACACCTAATGTATAATAGAACGATACCCAGTTGTCtaccttttttattatactaaaaaccataaaatagtattatagtttttaactgttttaagtttaagtaaattgaaaatcaagaataatgaataaaatattttgttattaagtaACGATTTAAAGATaaccttttatttataattacttataatttatatagagcAATATACCTACGTTAGGTAGCATACCCCCTAAGCCCCCCACGGCACGGCTCTGTACCTAACGTATTAAAATGATTCGATGTACCTAAAactcatattaattatatatataaataatattgataatataaatataataaatatacattgtgTGTGTAATgtctttattaaaatactaaataattaaaaatatattatcatatatatatatctattgctAATGTAGATATTTGCTACTCTATAAAAttgtagattataatttataaatacatatataactatataagtaggtattcaaaataattttataaataggaataattttaatttatatagctatttaaatatatcattctaTAGTAAACATATTTTCCACAGCATGAATCCATAGTCAAAGTGATTAGTATAGAAACAGAAGAATTCTTTTGTTACACTGTTTTTTCTCGACTAGGCCAAGTGGGCATCTATGATGGTCGTCTAAACTTACTAAGGGAATACGTAGTACAATTGTCTCAATGTCCCGATGACTTAGTACGGGCGGCTCGTCGACGACGTAATATTTGGATCAATGATGCAATATACTTACCAGATGCTCAATTCATAACTATTGCTGCATCAGACGGCTCTATCCATTTTGTGGACACTGTTTGTCTAGTTCATGTGCCAACTTTTTGTATTACTGGTAAATAATTAACACGACTTTACTGCAGCGAGACCTCgtaaattgtaatagttattaatttataataaacgattCAATACAGGTTTAAAAACAACGCCGACTTGTTTAGAATACTGTCCTGGTAATTCTTCACTTTTGTTTATTGGTGACGATAATGGCAGTATTTCTCAAATGGAATTTCTTCAACCAAAACGATCGTTATTTAAACGAGATCCAACGAATAAAGTTGATACATATTTTTGGaaagtaagtaaataaaattgtttatagtcCATAAATGATTAACATAATTTAGCAGGAGggcaaatttaagttttataggtagtatttagtaagttattttattatacaggaATACaggatgtttaaataaaaaacgtaaacatataatatattttacatttttaacaaatatcttTAGGTATGGTCAGAagattatatcttttttttatttatttattaactgtatAACATAAACCCTAATAAAacctatctaaataaaaaataaaagcattatctattaaaataacatttttaaaattaagaaattttatAACGACAAATTTATAATGCTAAATTgaaggaatatattataatttataatatatctcaatattggataataattattattgttgatccAACAAGTAACAATCATTATTTCAATGattattaaagattttgaaaatacttttttttacgttattataagtcgttaaaaataatttttttctaaaaaaactataagtattttttaatgttattattttttaaaattttttaatgacaacattcaattttaatcccttaaaacgtataattttatttatttgagtatTTCGTGATATAAATAGATTAAGGATGAgttgtttatgatttataaatagaactataaatttaatgcactaaaaactttaaaaaatgcatttaaaatgccaacaattataatataaaattcactcaaaaattaaaaggatttttaatttaatttttatatttatattgatattagtatattatatccataaaactgtacctatttatttaataataaaaaaaaaaaatataaaaagttgatttaatttCGAATTTACGTACttgattctttaataatatttctgtttCTGTTCTGAAATAatgattttcataatatgttaaatatatcatCCGGTATATGTAGTTTCTTTTAGTtagactataataattgttcaatatatttaaaattgtattgtctttgtctattatagttattatgtcTCATAGGATTTAGAATATCAACAAGAATGGGTTAAAATACATACTTGTGGAATTCCAATTCATCCAGACAGtataaagcatattatttattgtgaatCTGATGAAGCTACAATAAGTTGTTGTCAAGACCATAAACAATCTCTAGTCATTAAACATATAAGAGATGAATGGCATCCATACGTATTTAACATTCGACATGTATTAATCGTAGTTTcatttagattattaattaatatttaaaattttggatGGTATAATGCTGTGtatcgaaaatattataatagggtGTACGATGTTTTCATTACAATGCAACACTAAAATTATTAGTGACTGGATGTTCACATACAGTTTATATTTGGAATCCAGTAGTAACAAAAATGTATCTTGCTAAATTAGAAGGGCATACAAATTCAGTTGTAGATGTCAGAATTTTTGAACACTTCAATCTTGTAATAAGCATTTCAAAGGATgaagtaatacaataaataaatctattcaaatttatgtttaaaatacattttttatattttaataggtactcAAAGTATGGAGTTTAAATACCTATGTTTGTTTACaaacaattcaatttaattttccagTCTATAATGTACTCGGAAAATCAGTTGAATTTAGTTGTCGAACATTTTATCCAGGACCAATCATTAAACAACCACCAGAAGAACAAGCGTCATTAAAATCTATTGATGCAAGTAATATAACTAGTGCGCAAACAAGTGTTTATATGCCCAAGTAAGTCATTCGAAAtacatgattaaataataagtactcaatattttaaattttcaactaaaTGTTTGTAGGGAAAACTGGGAATCCGAAGTATTGATAATTGTTTGCTCTAActatttatcaacaataaaacaaaatgtaaaggATTATTCCCAAAATCATTCTCCTCTTCCTCCGCCAGTAGAAGACAAAAAACCAGCGCTTCCATCAGAATGGAGTTTCAGCGATACCGATCAGATTATCATCGACGAAATTGATAGTACATTTATAGAATCACCAAAAAtagaaaatgacaaaataaaaaaattgctaaTTAAATCAAGACCTCCATTAGACCATGAAGCTTTTAACCAGGATACACataaaaaatcgataaatacTAAAATGAAGAAGCACGTAGATGAAATGGTGAAAAATGGAACACCTTATTTAGCAATGCACTTATGTCCCGTATATAAATTAGAACTATCTAAAAATTTGGCGTTGAGCGATGCTACAAAATCAAGGTTCCcgtttatagaaaaaatggaTGATATATTTTGTGATGGAATTGCATATGATGAACAAATTAAGTCACCTACGaaggaacaaaataaaaaaaaacagattaacattaaacatttgatggaaattataaatatattggaaTTAGACGAAGATAgtgatattgaaaaaatgataagcgaatttatttaataataactagggTTCGGATTTCAAggcaatataatcaataaaaaaagcatttaaaatgtaaaaaaaagcatttcatttatataaaaaggcaattcataaatatactacaaaataaaatagtgaacaCTTTTAAATGCACACattttgagaaaaatataaattacaaactattttaaatattaacttacttGAGTTATACCAGTTAATTTAATGCAAAATAAACTagttggtattaaaaaaaaattgactaccATGTATTTTGATAAGCTGTCTTTAGAAAAACGGCTACGGTTAgggctcaaaatatttttgtacatcgaAAAGGATCTTTCTACGTCCACCGAAGTTATCGGGGCATAtttcatacttaaataattatctaaattaagaTTGCTACTTGATAGATCGTCATCCTACGGGTAATTTTATGGCCATACAAAATACTCGATAAGACGATATAATCGATAAATATTGCGAATAATAAAACCCATTTGTAGCCATAATACGCAAGctgtgtataaaattataaaatcaactgaaaaattaaacacaaaataggcattttataagtacaaaaggtaaaaaaaaaggcaaaaaaaaaagatccaTCGTCTAAGAAATTAaatgaaacacatttttgtataaaaattatttttctattatgattaataaaagaAAGGCATTTGCCTTCAAATCCGAACCCTAATAATAACCATCCCTCGCTtcaaaaataacttaaacaattatatagctgtaaaatctataattgttaatttttaaattttaaaatcggttcaataaatgtaattaattaattaatattatttagtctcTCAATTATgcacattaacattttttatatttatattttatacattgttttgaaattgttgtgattaaatcattattcaatattaaagatAGAatgttaagtaaaattaaatattcacaaaaaTGCCTTTAGATTTTAGTTCTAGATTTAAATACTAGCTgtttatggttatttttaatatttattgtacatttacgGTATCTAGTAAAAACGACGAATGTAAAAATTGTGAATTAGGTAAAAatggtgaaaataaaaatagcaaatttaaaaaaagagcgacaatgtagtttatttttttaatacagtcattataataataaaaatatatttatatttaaaattatattattaaaaatcattaagtgTTGAATTCTgacattaaaatgaaaaaaaatatataataaaatagcacATTGACGATGAACCGATACCTACGATCCGACGGCTTGGAGTAAACGTTGATTGCAccaaaaataacaaatagaaaaaaagagatatattttgaagttttgaaACTTCAAAATGtggaataaaaattttaaagtattatatttaagtatatatgttattattactatatacaagTTTTGCTATTATGGATGAtcgcttattttaaaattagctatttttattttcaccatGACATCATTATTAA
This genomic window contains:
- the LOC132919714 gene encoding uncharacterized protein LOC132919714, producing the protein MIRNSISKSLDLLDSSSLTVGNYSLSDPSEGTELNKQSKFINSLEVAHLKDLKMYFFYYDDKEHPLNKDEFVAAICSVIGNNLYAKEADDFFEQVCVEDFNTKEDVIYWKQLMNEIRYSTYFFRDVWDALPFDQNNITMHLMPHCKHESIVKVISIETEEFFCYTVFSRLGQVGIYDGRLNLLREYVVQLSQCPDDLVRAARRRRNIWINDAIYLPDAQFITIAASDGSIHFVDTVCLVHVPTFCITGLKTTPTCLEYCPGNSSLLFIGDDNGSISQMEFLQPKRSLFKRDPTNKVDTYFWKDLEYQQEWVKIHTCGIPIHPDSIKHIIYCESDEATISCCQDHKQSLVIKHIRDEWHPYVFNIRHGVRCFHYNATLKLLVTGCSHTVYIWNPVVTKMYLAKLEGHTNSVVDVRIFEHFNLVISISKDEVLKVWSLNTYVCLQTIQFNFPVYNVLGKSVEFSCRTFYPGPIIKQPPEEQASLKSIDASNITSAQTSVYMPKENWESEVLIIVCSNYLSTIKQNVKDYSQNHSPLPPPVEDKKPALPSEWSFSDTDQIIIDEIDSTFIESPKIENDKIKKLLIKSRPPLDHEAFNQDTHKKSINTKMKKHVDEMVKNGTPYLAMHLCPVYKLELSKNLALSDATKSRFPFIEKMDDIFCDGIAYDEQIKSPTKEQNKKKQINIKHLMEIINILELDEDSDIEKMISEFI